Proteins encoded in a region of the Streptomyces sp. PCS3-D2 genome:
- a CDS encoding nickel-dependent hydrogenase large subunit, translated as MAPNTKAAGDGSGLVEMAWDPITRIVGSLGIHTKIDFKQKRVAECYSTSSVFRGYSVFMRGKDPRDAHFITSRICGICGDNHATCSVYAQNMAYGVKPPHLGEWIINLGESAEYMFDHNIFQENLVGVDYCEKMVRETNPGVLELAERTEAPHAGDHGYRTIADIMRSLNPIEGEFYREALQVSRYTREMFCLMEGRHVHPSTLYPGGVGTVASVQLFTDYMSRLMRYVEFMKRVVPLHDDLFDFFYEALPGYEEVGRRRVLLGCWGALNDPEHCDFTYANMTDWGRKMFVTPGVVVDGKLVTNDLTQINLGIRILLGSSYYDDWEGKEQFVTHDPLGNPVDPRHPWNQHTIPAPQKRNFDDKYSWVMSPRWFDGKDHLALDTGGGPIARLWSTALSGLVDVGYVQATGHSVVINLPRTMTKPETRFEWKIPKWSNALERNRARTYFQAYAAAIALHCAEKGLAEVRAGRTQTWEKFEVPDESIGVGFTEAVRGVLSHHMVIRDGKIANYHPYPPTPWNASTRDTFGTPGPYEDAVQNTPIFEENTPENFKGIDIMRAVRSFDPCLPCGVHMYVGGGKTVKTMHVPTGLSGLGG; from the coding sequence ATGGCACCGAACACGAAGGCGGCCGGAGACGGCAGCGGCCTGGTGGAGATGGCCTGGGATCCGATCACCCGGATCGTCGGCAGCCTCGGCATCCACACGAAGATCGACTTCAAGCAGAAGCGCGTCGCGGAGTGCTACAGCACCTCCTCGGTCTTCCGCGGTTACAGCGTCTTCATGCGCGGGAAGGACCCCCGCGACGCGCACTTCATCACCAGCCGCATCTGCGGGATCTGCGGCGACAACCACGCCACCTGTTCCGTCTACGCGCAGAACATGGCCTACGGGGTGAAGCCGCCGCACCTCGGCGAATGGATCATCAACCTGGGCGAGTCCGCCGAGTACATGTTCGACCACAACATCTTCCAGGAGAACCTGGTCGGGGTCGACTACTGCGAGAAGATGGTCCGCGAGACCAACCCCGGCGTCCTGGAGCTGGCCGAGCGGACCGAGGCCCCGCACGCGGGCGACCACGGCTACCGCACCATCGCCGACATCATGCGCTCCCTCAACCCCATCGAGGGCGAGTTCTACCGCGAGGCCCTCCAGGTCAGCCGCTACACGCGCGAGATGTTCTGCCTGATGGAGGGGCGCCACGTGCACCCCTCCACGCTCTACCCGGGGGGCGTCGGCACCGTCGCCTCGGTACAGCTCTTCACGGACTACATGAGCCGCCTCATGCGGTACGTCGAGTTCATGAAGCGCGTCGTCCCGCTCCACGACGACCTGTTCGACTTCTTCTACGAGGCCCTGCCCGGCTACGAGGAGGTCGGCCGCCGCCGGGTGCTGCTGGGCTGCTGGGGCGCGCTCAACGACCCCGAGCACTGCGACTTCACCTACGCCAACATGACCGACTGGGGACGCAAGATGTTCGTCACCCCCGGCGTCGTCGTGGACGGCAAGCTCGTCACCAACGACCTCACCCAGATCAACCTGGGCATTCGCATCCTGCTCGGCAGCTCGTACTACGACGACTGGGAGGGCAAGGAGCAGTTCGTCACGCACGACCCGCTCGGCAACCCGGTCGACCCCCGCCACCCGTGGAACCAGCACACCATCCCGGCACCGCAGAAGCGCAACTTCGACGACAAGTACAGCTGGGTGATGTCGCCGCGCTGGTTCGACGGCAAGGACCACCTCGCCCTCGACACCGGCGGCGGCCCCATCGCCCGCCTGTGGTCCACGGCCCTCTCCGGCCTCGTCGACGTCGGCTACGTCCAGGCCACCGGGCACAGCGTCGTCATCAACCTGCCCCGCACGATGACCAAGCCCGAGACCCGCTTCGAGTGGAAGATCCCGAAGTGGAGCAACGCCCTGGAGCGCAACCGCGCCCGCACCTACTTCCAGGCGTACGCGGCCGCCATCGCCCTGCACTGCGCCGAGAAGGGCCTCGCCGAGGTCCGTGCCGGACGCACCCAGACCTGGGAGAAGTTCGAGGTGCCGGACGAGTCCATCGGCGTCGGCTTCACCGAGGCCGTCCGCGGCGTCCTCTCGCACCACATGGTGATCCGCGACGGCAAGATCGCCAACTATCACCCGTACCCGCCCACGCCGTGGAACGCCAGTACCCGCGACACCTTCGGCACGCCCGGACCGTACGAGGACGCCGTGCAGAACACCCCGATCTTCGAGGAGAACACCCCGGAGAACTTCAAGGGCATCGACATCATGCGCGCCGTGCGCAGCTTCGACCCCTGCCTGCCCTGCGGCGTCCACATGTACGTCGGCGGCGGCAAGACCGTCAAGACGATGCACGTTCCCACCGGCCTGAGCGGACTGGGCGGATGA
- a CDS encoding hydrogenase expression protein HypE, translating to MAAATKDPVEDPVVHILWINAGLSCDGDSVSLTAAMQPSIEEIVTGTLPGLPKIAVHWPLIDFECGPVGGADTFIEWFFKGERGEIDPFVLVVEGSIPNESIKPEGYWCGFGDDPATGQPITTSEWIDRLAPKALAVVAIGTCATYGGIHAMEGNPTGAMGVPDYLGWDWKSRAGIPIVCVPGCPIQPDNFSETLTYLLYQAAGSAPMIPLDDKLRPTWLFGATVHEGCDRAGYYEQGQFADTYDSPKCLVKLGCWGPVVKCNVPKRGWMNGIGGCPNVGGICIACTMPGFPDKFMPFMDEPPGAKVSVTASGAYGALIRKLRSVTAHTVDEEPKWRRSGRSLTTGYRPPW from the coding sequence ATGGCCGCAGCGACGAAGGACCCGGTCGAAGACCCCGTGGTCCACATCCTCTGGATCAACGCGGGTCTGAGCTGCGACGGCGACTCCGTGTCCCTGACGGCGGCGATGCAGCCGAGCATCGAGGAGATCGTCACCGGCACCCTGCCGGGACTCCCCAAGATCGCCGTTCACTGGCCCCTGATCGACTTCGAATGCGGTCCGGTCGGCGGCGCGGACACGTTCATCGAGTGGTTCTTCAAGGGCGAGCGCGGCGAGATCGATCCGTTCGTCCTCGTCGTCGAGGGCTCGATCCCCAATGAGTCGATCAAGCCCGAGGGCTACTGGTGCGGGTTCGGCGACGACCCGGCGACCGGTCAGCCCATCACCACCAGTGAGTGGATCGACCGGCTGGCCCCCAAGGCACTCGCCGTCGTCGCCATCGGCACCTGCGCCACCTACGGCGGCATCCACGCCATGGAGGGCAACCCGACCGGCGCCATGGGCGTGCCCGACTACCTGGGGTGGGACTGGAAGTCCCGGGCCGGCATCCCCATCGTGTGCGTGCCGGGCTGCCCGATCCAGCCGGACAACTTCTCGGAGACGCTCACCTACCTGCTCTACCAGGCGGCGGGATCGGCCCCGATGATCCCCCTCGACGACAAACTGCGCCCCACCTGGCTGTTCGGTGCGACCGTGCACGAGGGCTGCGACCGCGCCGGCTACTACGAGCAGGGCCAGTTCGCTGACACCTACGACTCCCCGAAGTGCCTGGTCAAGCTGGGCTGCTGGGGCCCCGTCGTGAAGTGCAACGTTCCCAAGCGCGGCTGGATGAACGGCATCGGCGGCTGCCCCAACGTCGGCGGCATCTGCATCGCCTGCACCATGCCCGGCTTCCCCGACAAGTTCATGCCCTTCATGGACGAGCCCCCCGGTGCGAAGGTCTCCGTCACCGCGAGCGGGGCCTACGGGGCCCTGATCCGCAAGCTCCGCTCCGTCACCGCCCACACCGTGGACGAGGAGCCGAAGTGGCGGCGCAGCGGCCGCAGCCTGACCACGGGCTACCGCCCGCCCTGGTGA
- a CDS encoding enoyl-CoA hydratase-related protein, whose protein sequence is MYVLLVASAFNSLTQRVHAELRDHGHRVAVELALPDAPLGDAVRRHRPDLVLAPMLRTAIPEDVWAAYTCLVLHPGPVGDRGPSSLDHAVQDGETRWGVTVLQANAEMDAGDVWATVDCPVPPVGKSDLYRGEIADAALAAVLLAVERFASGTYRPRPQAAGRARPAVRGHDRRIDWAADGTERVLRLLRAADSQPGVPDHLLGADWYLHGGHREDGLRGRPGELLATRSGAVCRATADGAVWIPELRAPRVAGRPATPRLPATLALADRLDRLPPLPELPAPPDAGPYRPAWSDIGYHEEGRTGFLSFSFPGGAMSTTHCRRLLDAYRTACTRPTTVLVLGGGRDFFSNGIHLGVIEAAADPAEESWANINAMDDLVEAVLTTTDRLVVSALGGNAAAGGAMLALAADEVWCRTGVVLNPHYRLMGLYGSEYWTYTLPRRVGPALADRLTTEALPLSAAAAHRLGLVDRTVPCAPGDFPRETQRLAVRLAAVPATASRIAAKKAARERDEARRPLAAHREDELARMRRTFDDPHAPYHALRRAFVRKERPAATPHHLARAAADRRGVTGLAEPDAAPGPRSC, encoded by the coding sequence GTGTACGTCCTGCTCGTCGCGAGCGCGTTCAATAGCCTCACCCAGCGAGTCCACGCCGAGCTGCGCGACCACGGCCACCGGGTGGCCGTCGAACTGGCCCTGCCCGACGCCCCCCTGGGCGACGCCGTGCGCCGCCACCGGCCCGACCTCGTCCTCGCGCCGATGCTGCGCACTGCCATCCCCGAGGACGTCTGGGCCGCGTACACCTGCCTCGTCCTCCACCCGGGACCGGTGGGCGACCGCGGCCCCTCCTCCCTCGACCACGCCGTCCAGGACGGCGAGACCCGGTGGGGGGTCACGGTCCTCCAGGCCAACGCCGAGATGGACGCCGGGGACGTCTGGGCCACCGTCGACTGCCCGGTACCCCCCGTCGGCAAGAGCGACCTCTACCGCGGCGAGATCGCCGACGCCGCGCTCGCGGCCGTCCTGCTCGCCGTCGAGCGCTTCGCCTCCGGCACGTACCGCCCGCGCCCCCAGGCGGCCGGCCGGGCCCGGCCGGCCGTGCGCGGACACGACCGCCGGATCGACTGGGCCGCGGACGGCACCGAGCGCGTCCTGCGCCTGCTGCGCGCCGCCGACTCGCAGCCCGGAGTACCCGACCACCTGCTCGGCGCCGACTGGTACCTGCACGGCGGCCACCGTGAGGACGGCCTGCGCGGCCGCCCCGGCGAGCTGCTCGCCACCCGGTCCGGGGCCGTCTGCCGGGCCACCGCCGACGGTGCCGTGTGGATCCCCGAGCTGCGCGCCCCCCGGGTGGCGGGCCGGCCCGCCACCCCCCGGCTGCCCGCGACCCTCGCCCTCGCGGACCGGCTCGACCGGCTGCCCCCGCTCCCCGAACTCCCGGCCCCGCCCGACGCCGGCCCGTACCGCCCCGCCTGGTCCGACATCGGCTACCACGAGGAAGGGCGGACCGGCTTCCTGTCGTTCTCCTTCCCCGGCGGCGCCATGAGCACCACGCACTGCCGCCGGCTGCTCGACGCGTACCGGACCGCCTGCACCCGCCCCACCACGGTCCTGGTCCTGGGCGGCGGCCGCGACTTCTTCTCCAACGGCATCCACCTGGGCGTCATCGAGGCCGCCGCGGACCCCGCCGAGGAGTCCTGGGCCAACATCAACGCCATGGACGACCTGGTCGAGGCGGTCCTGACGACCACCGACCGGCTCGTGGTGAGCGCGCTCGGCGGCAATGCCGCCGCCGGCGGCGCCATGCTGGCCCTCGCCGCCGACGAGGTCTGGTGCCGCACCGGCGTCGTCCTGAACCCGCACTACCGCCTGATGGGCCTGTACGGCTCCGAGTACTGGACGTACACCCTGCCCCGCCGGGTCGGCCCAGCCCTCGCCGACCGCCTCACCACCGAGGCACTGCCCCTGAGCGCCGCCGCCGCGCACCGGCTCGGACTGGTCGACCGTACGGTCCCCTGCGCGCCCGGAGACTTCCCCCGCGAGACGCAGCGCCTCGCGGTCCGTCTCGCCGCCGTGCCCGCCACCGCGTCCCGGATCGCTGCGAAGAAGGCCGCACGCGAGCGCGACGAGGCGCGGCGCCCGCTGGCCGCCCACCGGGAAGACGAGCTGGCGCGGATGCGGCGGACCTTCGACGACCCGCACGCCCCCTACCACGCGCTGCGCCGTGCCTTCGTCCGCAAGGAGCGCCCGGCGGCGACCCCGCACCACCTCGCCCGCGCCGCCGCGGACCGGCGCGGCGTCACTGGACTGGCCGAACCGGACGCGGCACCCGGCCCCCGCAGCTGTTAG
- a CDS encoding fatty acyl-AMP ligase, which translates to MLSEPLPYETVVDAVRAHALRIPDHPLFTFLPDGEEAEPPLTFAALDTRARAVAASLHAARVEPGSRALLLFEPGQDFVVAFFGCLYAGVVAVPAYLPHPAQRARGLLRLAGIAEDAQPAAVLTTAGIRAAVEPAARTIPEVQETAWLAVDTIADATGTGWSAPSPEPKSVAFLQYTSGSTGRPKGVMVTHGNLTHNTDLIRTSLGMDGSTVVVGWLPPYHDMGLISMIIVPAMLGIHSVSMPTVAFLQSPVRWLRAISTYRGTLSAAPNFAFDLCTRKVTAEDRARLDLSSWSVATNGAEPVRADSMKRFSEAFASTGFRPETIVPVYGLAESTLLVSGAPLERPWVFRAFDEDALERGTAVNVPDDSPGARVLVSCGVSRTLDVAVVDPRTRTRCGPGRVGEIWVAGDSIAVGYWQRPDLTREAFEATPADGEDEGPYLRTGDLGFRTQDGLFVCGRIKDVIIVGGRNHYPHDIERTAESAHPSIRPGCVAAFGVDADGAEQVVVAAELRRGAGEAPDREDRQAVVDAVLRAVAQEHRLTVREVVLLPAGTLPKTSSGKLQRRETRKEYLAGRSPWNARAQH; encoded by the coding sequence ATGCTTTCCGAACCACTCCCTTACGAGACGGTGGTCGACGCCGTCCGCGCGCACGCCCTCCGCATACCGGACCACCCGCTGTTCACCTTCCTGCCCGACGGCGAGGAGGCCGAGCCCCCTCTCACCTTCGCGGCGCTCGACACCAGGGCCCGGGCCGTCGCCGCGAGCCTGCACGCCGCGCGGGTGGAGCCCGGCTCCCGCGCACTCCTGCTGTTCGAGCCCGGCCAGGACTTCGTCGTCGCGTTCTTCGGCTGCCTGTACGCGGGCGTCGTCGCGGTGCCCGCGTACCTGCCCCACCCCGCGCAACGCGCCCGCGGGCTGCTGCGGCTGGCCGGCATCGCCGAAGACGCGCAGCCCGCGGCCGTACTGACCACCGCCGGGATCCGGGCGGCCGTCGAGCCGGCGGCGCGGACCATCCCGGAGGTCCAGGAGACGGCCTGGCTGGCCGTCGACACGATCGCGGACGCGACCGGAACGGGCTGGTCCGCGCCGTCCCCGGAGCCGAAGTCCGTCGCCTTCCTCCAGTACACCTCCGGCTCCACCGGGCGGCCGAAGGGCGTGATGGTCACCCACGGCAATCTCACCCACAACACCGACCTGATCCGCACGTCCCTCGGAATGGACGGATCCACGGTCGTCGTGGGCTGGCTTCCCCCGTATCACGACATGGGGCTGATCTCCATGATCATCGTTCCGGCGATGCTGGGGATCCATTCCGTTTCCATGCCGACCGTGGCGTTCCTGCAGAGCCCGGTGCGCTGGCTGCGCGCGATATCGACGTACCGGGGAACGCTTTCCGCGGCCCCCAATTTCGCATTCGACCTGTGCACGCGAAAAGTGACCGCCGAGGACCGCGCGCGCTTGGACCTCTCGTCCTGGAGCGTCGCGACGAATGGCGCCGAACCCGTTCGCGCCGATTCCATGAAACGTTTCTCCGAGGCATTCGCCTCCACCGGATTCCGACCGGAAACCATCGTTCCGGTGTACGGGCTCGCCGAAAGCACCCTGCTCGTGAGCGGGGCGCCGCTCGAACGGCCCTGGGTGTTTCGCGCCTTCGACGAGGACGCGCTCGAACGCGGCACCGCGGTGAACGTGCCCGACGACAGCCCGGGGGCGCGCGTCCTGGTCAGCTGCGGCGTCAGCCGGACCCTGGACGTGGCCGTCGTCGACCCGCGCACCCGCACACGGTGCGGTCCGGGACGGGTCGGTGAGATCTGGGTCGCGGGCGACAGCATCGCGGTCGGCTACTGGCAGCGTCCCGACCTCACCCGCGAAGCCTTCGAGGCGACACCGGCCGACGGCGAGGACGAGGGCCCGTACCTGCGCACGGGGGACCTCGGGTTCCGGACGCAGGACGGTCTCTTCGTCTGCGGCCGCATCAAGGACGTCATCATCGTGGGCGGCCGCAACCACTACCCCCACGACATCGAGCGCACCGCCGAGAGCGCGCACCCCTCGATCCGCCCCGGCTGCGTCGCCGCCTTCGGCGTGGACGCGGACGGCGCGGAGCAGGTGGTGGTCGCCGCCGAGCTGCGCCGCGGGGCCGGCGAGGCCCCGGACCGGGAGGACCGGCAGGCGGTGGTGGACGCCGTCCTGCGCGCGGTGGCCCAGGAACACCGGCTGACCGTCCGCGAGGTCGTCCTCCTGCCCGCCGGCACCCTGCCCAAGACGTCGAGCGGAAAGCTCCAGCGCCGCGAGACCAGGAAGGAGTACCTGGCCGGCCGGTCTCCGTGGAACGCGCGAGCGCAGCACTGA